From a region of the Calliphora vicina chromosome 4, idCalVici1.1, whole genome shotgun sequence genome:
- the LOC135959145 gene encoding transcription factor grauzone-like yields the protein MSIKQCCSLCCTACCEYQLLQNEAGDSNEIYEITVKYFDPMLLTDEEGNPNYDQEIKVLCQDCWLHINDFNEFQQNVITTRNTLEKSNMIKQLETDIKQENVQDDKTFWGDEEETDKSDDDDHSFEDVYVNNYEDECDNLAADNISINSNEDNDDDDDEKPLITLTKIASDKSKNSENKVIDEENQLEKPKSRRGRKSKNCISKDLKADDNDDDLTNEKSPSKRKKLKLVDDTKKESSNNIEKGLESDSFIAEWKPELECDICGETSTNFQQLRQHFKEQHKTRGYIKCCERKFHRRYVLVDHIRLHLNPEMHKCDICGKPSSSQYNLKLHKKIMHESTEQFECEVCHKMFNQKPTLERHRLIHVTGSKDFVCQECGKAYVLEVQLKSHIKTVHNVDRVCDQCGKTIHGVAALKKHLMEHAGIKRPKFPCDKCGAELNSRNSLRRHMAAFHHDGTTIYVCGICGKVASSENALLTHKKHVHIEERKHKCTYCDKAFKRPKVLREHIATHTGQDLYQCPHCPQTFKVSANMHHHRKKVHPIEWEEGRKNRLQLPKVNINQVKNQVVI from the exons ATGTCAATTAAACAATGTTGCAGTTTGTGTTGCACTGCATGCTGTGAATATCAATTGCTACAAAACGAAGCGGGGGATAGCAATGAAATCTATGAAATCACAGTCAAATATTTTGATCCCATG ctGCTCACAGATGAAGAAGGAAATCCAaattatgatcaagaaattaaGGTGCTTTGCCAGGATTGCTGGTTGCACATCaatgattttaatgaatttcaaCAGAATGTTATTACGACTAGGAATACACTGGAAAAAAGCAACATGATAAAGCAATTAGAAACAGATATTAAACAGGAGAATGTCCAGGATGATAAAACATTTTGGGGAGATGAGGAGGAAACTGATAAAAGTGATGATGATGACCATAGTTTTGAAGATGTTTATGTAAATAATTATGAAGATGAATGTGATAACTTGGCAGCAGATAATATCTCTATAAATTCTAATGaggataatgatgatgatgacgatgagaagcccttaataactttaacaaaaatagcCAGTGATAAAAGTAAAAACAGTGAAAATAAAGTTATTGATGAGGAAAATCAACTGGAAAAGCCTAAATCACGTAGAGgaagaaaatctaaaaattgtaTTAGCAAAGATTTGAAAGCTGATGACAATGATGATGACCTGACAAACGAAAAATCGCctagcaaaagaaaaaaactgaaattggtGGATGATACCAAAAAAGAGTCATcgaataatatagaaaaaggttTGGAGTCGGACAGCTTTATAGCCGAATGGAAACCAGAATTAGAATGCGATATATGTGGTGAAACTAGTACAAATTTTCAGCAATTACGACAGCACTTTAAAGAGCAACATAAAACTAGAGGCTATATTAAATGTTGTGAGCGCAAATTTCATCGTCGCTATGTATTGGTCGATCACATACGGTTACATCTAAATCCGGAGATGCACAAATGTGATATATGTGGTAAACCCAGTTCCAGTCAATATAATCTTAAACTTCACAAGAAAATAATGCACGAAAGCACAGAGCAATTTGAGTGCGAAGTGTGTCATAAAATGTTCAACCAGAAACCCACCTTAGAGCGTCATAGGCTGATACATGTTACGGGAAGTAAAGATTTTGTGTGTCAAGAATGTGGGAAAGCCTATGTTCTTGAGGTTCAGCTAAAATCCCACATCAAAACAGTACACAATGTTGATCGTGTCTGCGATCAATGTGGCAAAACTATACACGGCGTAGCAGCCCTCAAGAAACATTTAATGGAACATGCCGGCATTAAAAGGCCTAAATTCCCTTGTGATAAATGTGGTGCCGAGCTTAACTCACGCAATTCCTTAAGACGTCATATGGCAGCATTCCATCATGATGGTAcaaccatatatgtatgtggtaTATGTGGCAAAGTTGCATCCAGTGAAAATGCTTTATTAACACATAAGAAGCATGTTCACATAGAGGAGCGTAAACATAAGTGTACGTATTGTGATAAAGCATTTAAGAGGCCCAAGGTATTGCGCGAACACATAGCCACACATACGGGCCAGGATCTTTATCAGTGTCCTCATTGTCCGCAAACGTTTAAAGTTAGTGCCAATATGCATCATCATCGCAAAAAAGTACATCCCATAGAGTGGGAAGAAGGCAGAAAAAATCGCTTACAATTACCAAAAGTTAACATTAATCAAGTTAAAAATCAAGTTGtaatataa